The following coding sequences are from one Triticum aestivum cultivar Chinese Spring chromosome 5A, IWGSC CS RefSeq v2.1, whole genome shotgun sequence window:
- the LOC123106262 gene encoding glycine-rich cell wall structural protein — MARWSTVTAAMACRFLLVALLLVVAPLAPADARDIPATATAKTAKTTATTTTTKSVAAVVAAPATATAKTTTTTAMTTTSAKSVGVAAAAPAGLGDQKTFLGSGLGGGYGGGVGGFAGADGVGGLGGAMGGISGVLGGVGGGVGGIGGVGGLAGVGGVGGLGGAGGGVGGLGGAGGLGGLGGGGAGGLGGLGGGSGGLGGLGGGSGGLGGLGGGGGGLGGVGGGGGGLGGLGGGGGGLGGGGLGGGAGGLGDGCIHP, encoded by the coding sequence ATGGCGAGGTGGAGCACCGTTACTGCCGCAATGGCGTGCCGCTTCCTGCTCGTCGCCCTCCTCCTTGTGGTGGCGCCGCTAGCACCGGCTGACGCGAGAGACATccctgccaccgccaccgccaagaCCGCAAAGACAACTGCAACGACCACGACTACTAAGAGCGTCGCTGCGGTGGTGGCCGcgccggccaccgccaccgccaagaCGACGACGACAACAGCAATGACGACCACGAGTGCTAAGAGCGTCGGCGTGGCTGCGGCCGCACCGGCCGGCCTCGGCGACCAGAAGACCTTCCTGGGCAGCGGCCTGGGCGGAGGGTACGGCGGTGGTGTCGGGGGATTCGCTGGCGCCGACGGGGTGGGAGGCCTGGGCGGAGCGATGGGTGGCATCAGCGGCGTCCTCGGAGGAGTTGGTGGCGGCGTGGGAGGGATCGGGGGCGTAGGTGGCCTCGCTGGCGTGGGAGGCGTCGGTGGGCTAGGCGGGGCCGGCGGTGGCGTTGGAGGACTTGGCGGCGCGGGCGGGCTCGGTGGCCTCggcggtggtggtgcaggtggcctCGGCGGtctgggcggcggctccggtggacTTGGTGGCCTTGGCGGTGGCTCGGGCGGACTTGGTGGActcggcggtggaggaggcggccttggtggcgtcggcggtggaggaggcggccttgGTGGGctcggcggtggaggcggcgggctCGGCGGTGGAGGACTCGGAGGTGGTGCCGGTGGACTCGGCGATGGCTGCATCCACCCGTGA